TCCCTGCATTTGTTCATAAGATTTTCCTTGATCTCTATACAGTTGCCATTGTCCTGATCCCTTAGAATTACAAAAAAAGTATCGGGAGTTCTCCAGCCTCTGAGTTTTTTTACAATCTGCTTCTCTAAATCCTGTTTCCCCTGAAATATCACATAGCGTACCTGAATATATTCCGGAATCATTGAAGGAAGAAGCCCCTTAAGCATCTCTTTTGCTGATGGCTCTTCGAGAAAGAAGACAAGAGTTGTGATCATATTCAGATCTCACCAAAAAAGCCCTCTCTCCAGAGATACCCCATCTGATCGCCTTCTTCCATGTAGGCAGCTATCTGTTCATCATCTTTTGCCCGTTTTATTTTCGTATAGCCATCTGATTTTTCAAGCCAGTACACTTCATCAAGGAGGGCGGCATTGAGGAAGTCGGGCGAGTGGGTAGATACAAACACCTGCCCGCCGCGATTTGCATAGTCCCTGAATTCTTCGGCAAGTTCCCATAACAGTTTAGGATACAGCTGATTTTCTGGTTCTTCAACACATAAGAGAGGGTGTGGATGTGGGTCATAGAGGAGAACGAGATATGCCAGCATCTTTATTGTTCCGTCAGAGACATAACGGGCAAGGAATGGATCTTCAAAAGATCCGTCCTGAAACTTCAGAAGGACACGCCCCTCTTCGGTTGTCTTTGATTCTACATCTGTTATGCCGGGGACCCGGTCCTTTAGCAGTTCAATAATTCTTCCGAATGTCTCAGGATATTCCCTGTGCAGATACTGTATTACAATCGAAAGATTTTCACCTTCAGTTGAGAGATGTTCTGCATATCCGGCATCCTGTTCATGCCGTGCCCTGTTTATATGAAAATCGGATGTATGCCAGTTTTCAATAAGATTTCCAAGTAAAACCACAGCCGAAAATTTTTCAAACTGAGTCAGGCCCTTTATCGCCAGAATATCATTGGATTTTAAGTTCTGTTCTTCTCTTTGGAGTTTGCTTATGTCTGATGTCTCACTCGGTACTTTATCCTGTACATCATCAGAAATTTCTGTTACTGCGTAACCCTTACCATCTGCAAATTCAAGAATGCTCAGGGGTTTTCCTCTGCTGCCCCGGCGGTATTTCAATATCTCATTTTCAACATATGCCCGACCTTTTCGCTCATTTATCCGGAGGAAATAAGTTATAAGGGGCTTCTCTGGAGATTCCCTGAATTTAATTTCTATCTCTATCGGACCTTTTGAATTTCTGCTGCGGACTTCTTCAAATCCTCTGCTGCCTCCAAGTTTTACAAGTGCTGAGTTTACATTGCCTGAGAGTGCATCTTTTAAAAATTTAAATATGCTGAATATTGTGCTTTTGCCGCTCCCGTTAGCCCCAACAATTATACAGAAATCCGGAATGTCTGTCATCTCAGCATCCTGAAATGCCTTGAAGTTCTTCAGCCTTATTGATTCAATTTTCATATTTCCACAGCCTTTTAGATACCAGAATTGTCAAAGTTGCAAGATAGAACTGGGTCTTTAAAGCAGTTAAAGTAGCTAAAGTAATATCTGTTTTATCTTTTCTTAAATGATGTGCCATGACATTCAGAGTTTAACATCTGCCAACACCAACCACCAATACGCACATGGACATATGCAGTCAATCATATTCATTTTAAAATGTATTCTTAACAAGCCCAATTTCAGTTATCATATGCTTCAGTAGATTCTTCAGCTAATTGATCAGCCAATGATTTTACGTCAGCATTTACCCGATAGTGACTGAAATTTTTTACTTTCTCAACATTTATGAGATTTCCAAGCTTCAGCCTGCTGATGTGCCATGATATTGCTGAGCCGGAAAGTCCGGTGAATCCCACCAGATCTTTGTGGGTACATCCAGGATTTTGCCCGATATAATTCAGAACATCCTTGGTTTTGCTGTAATCTAGAATCGAAATTGCAATACGATCTTTTGGGCTGAATCTATTGTGATTTTCAAAATAATGTCGCTTTTTTGAAACTTTTTGAGAGATAACTTTGCCGTTCTCCTCAAGAAGATTTAGATGATGTCTTAGAGAACTGCGATTAATCCCTGTAATATTTTCAATTTCAGTCTGGTTTATCCCGGGATTTTCCTGAATTTCCCTGTAAATCCCGGCTCTTTTATCATTATCAAGCAAATTTTTCTTCTTTATCTGCCTGATCCCAAAAAACAAAACCCCCAGAACTGCAATAAGATTTGCCAGAGGAACTAAAATAGAGGCATTGACAGCAATATATGAGACAATGTGATGTTTTAACGGGATTTCCCACCATTCAAGAACGTAAACAACATCCTCCCCTGAAAGATCCCGTGGTTCTTCACTTGGAGTTACAACGATATTAGAACCTATTGATGCCTGGTTGATATAAACAAATACAAGTATCAGAAAAAGGGCTACTGCAACACCTTTAAGTTTCACAAATATATTTTAGACAATGAGATAAAATATGTTTCTCCTGATTCAGCAGCATCAGGTCAGTGAATAATCAAGAGATGCTCCGGATACCTCCCTGCCATATACGTTGAGTTTCCAGTCGCCCATTGGAAGAAAACCTGAAGATGTCTTAATATCAATATCAATCAGGCCGTCCTTTGATGAACTGTCATATAAATCTGTATAATGCCCGATTAAGGTGTCATCCGATCTGTAAACATAGAGTTCAAGATCTCCGTAATTTTCATTCCAGGATAATGTGACATCAATCTTTGATGTAAACGGCCAGACATACCTGGAGTGACTTATTATTTCCCCCTCCGATATCTGATTTTGTGCCTTTGTGCCCGATATTGCAGGATTGTACTTGTCAAACGAGGGGATTACAATAATCTCATTGTTCTCTGTTTTTTCCATTGCATTCTCCGCTGTTACAGGCATTATAAAAAATGC
The sequence above is a segment of the Methanoplanus limicola DSM 2279 genome. Coding sequences within it:
- a CDS encoding AAA family ATPase, which translates into the protein MKIESIRLKNFKAFQDAEMTDIPDFCIIVGANGSGKSTIFSIFKFLKDALSGNVNSALVKLGGSRGFEEVRSRNSKGPIEIEIKFRESPEKPLITYFLRINERKGRAYVENEILKYRRGSRGKPLSILEFADGKGYAVTEISDDVQDKVPSETSDISKLQREEQNLKSNDILAIKGLTQFEKFSAVVLLGNLIENWHTSDFHINRARHEQDAGYAEHLSTEGENLSIVIQYLHREYPETFGRIIELLKDRVPGITDVESKTTEEGRVLLKFQDGSFEDPFLARYVSDGTIKMLAYLVLLYDPHPHPLLCVEEPENQLYPKLLWELAEEFRDYANRGGQVFVSTHSPDFLNAALLDEVYWLEKSDGYTKIKRAKDDEQIAAYMEEGDQMGYLWREGFFGEI
- a CDS encoding winged helix-turn-helix transcriptional regulator — its product is MKLKGVAVALFLILVFVYINQASIGSNIVVTPSEEPRDLSGEDVVYVLEWWEIPLKHHIVSYIAVNASILVPLANLIAVLGVLFFGIRQIKKKNLLDNDKRAGIYREIQENPGINQTEIENITGINRSSLRHHLNLLEENGKVISQKVSKKRHYFENHNRFSPKDRIAISILDYSKTKDVLNYIGQNPGCTHKDLVGFTGLSGSAISWHISRLKLGNLINVEKVKNFSHYRVNADVKSLADQLAEESTEAYDN